Below is a genomic region from Pirellulales bacterium.
TTGCTCGAGCGGGCCATGAGCAAGCCAAAGGTGACGGCCTGGGCATAGCCGTCGGCGAACTGCTGATCGTTGGCTTCCGGAAAGAGCAGCTTGCGCCAATCGGTTGCCAGTGCGGTGAGTGACGGACTTTTCTCGGCCAATTGCTCGGCGACTTCATCGCGCAGGAGGCGGCAGAGCCTTGCGGCGACTTTGGCCAGTTCCGCGGCCGACTTGGGCGCAATCGGTTCCCAGCGCAGAAAGTTGTCGAACCGCGCCACCAGTTCGAGCGGTGCAGCGAGCTTCGCCCCGGACGTTTCGACGTCGCCCTCTAACTCGACAACGCACGTCGGCCCGGTTTGGACAAAAACACACGTCATGGCTATTGACACGTATTCGCACGTACCGTATACTGATAGACAGATAGATATTGTTCATTATTCTATCTATGGAGACACGTTCATGTTGCCCGATTCCAATGTTCTTGACGATGACGTTCTTGACGATGAACAATTCCACGCGCGCCGGGCCCAGACCCCAGGGGAGGTGGCGAGGCTCGACCAGATGGAGGGCGCCGAGATCAGTTGGCTCTGGCCCGACAGAATTCCCCTGGGCCATGTGACCATCGTGGCCGGTGCGTCGATGAGCGGCAAAAGCATGTTCGCGGCGGAGCTGGCCGCGCACGTTTCGAGCGGGGCGACGTGGCCCGGCGCGGCGGGGCCGGGTGCGACGGGCGGGCCGCCCGCCGGCACCGTCTTGATCGCCCAGGCGGACCGTCACGAAAACTCGGCGCTCAAGCGGCGCCTGCTGGCCGCCGGCGCCGACGAGGGGCGTTTGGCGGTCATCAATCGCCACACCCCGTCGGACGACCACGCCGAGTCGGGCGACGAGATGACGCCCGCCGAGCTGCTGCTCTGCACGCTCGAAGGCGCGCTGGTCGAGACGCGCGGCGCGTCGCTCGTGGTGCTCGACGATCTCGCCGGCTGGCTGGGCCCGCAGCGGTTGCCGCCCGACGAATTGGCCGTGCTCTTCCGGCGATTGGCCGATTTGGCGGCGCGGCGGCGGATGGCCCTGGTCGTGGTGTGGCGTCTGGAGAAGGGCGTGCGCGGCGGGCAGGCCCGCGCGCTCGATGGGCTTCAGGCCGCGGCGCCGGTGGTGTGGCTGCTGGCGCGCGACTCTTATGCCGGCGACGAGCGGCTGGCGGTGTGTACCGCGAACCGGCTTGGCCGCCAGGCCGAGAATCTGGCCTTTCGCATGGCCGACCAGCGGCTGGATTGGCAAGCGGCGGCCCGGCAGGCGGCGGCCGACGACGTGGTGGCCACACTCACGGCCGATCGCCATGAACGGCGGCAGGCCGGCGAGTGGCTGCGCGACGTTCTGGCGCGCGGACCGATCGAGGCCAAGCGGCTCTGGGACGAAGCCCGGCAGTGCGGCCTGGCGGAGCGGACGGTGCGCC
It encodes:
- a CDS encoding AAA family ATPase, producing MLPDSNVLDDDVLDDEQFHARRAQTPGEVARLDQMEGAEISWLWPDRIPLGHVTIVAGASMSGKSMFAAELAAHVSSGATWPGAAGPGATGGPPAGTVLIAQADRHENSALKRRLLAAGADEGRLAVINRHTPSDDHAESGDEMTPAELLLCTLEGALVETRGASLVVLDDLAGWLGPQRLPPDELAVLFRRLADLAARRRMALVVVWRLEKGVRGGQARALDGLQAAAPVVWLLARDSYAGDERLAVCTANRLGRQAENLAFRMADQRLDWQAAARQAAADDVVATLTADRHERRQAGEWLRDVLARGPIEAKRLWDEARQCGLAERTVRRAAAELGLRPTKDGKSGTWFWGVGLPRVAPSPANWEALPEGDSAPSVAALPGVGSLAGEAVVQVELRREAAPSVATLPAVGSLAESAAAGQVASSAKAAPSVAALPPAGSLAGPEAPPPPAAAPSARRRNRLTRRERKALERTMQICRDG